A section of the Clostridium omnivorum genome encodes:
- a CDS encoding DNA-3-methyladenine glycosylase family protein, protein MDYKSVEQIDEGVLVKDVKNFELAHIFDCGQCFRWNRQESGNYIGVAFGKVIEIEKRQNDVIIYNTTIDEFKEVWVDYFDLNRDYSAIKDKLSKDELLKKSVEFGHGIRLLQQDPFEITISFIISANNRIPMIKRAIENISKAFGKPLEYKGKTYYAFPSLEALKNAEISEMEACGTGFRAKYIIDTIAKINENASPEGVCYNNEFDLNWIKAQSDDVCHEQLQNYNGIGPKVADCIMLFSMGKYSAFPVDVWVKRAMQHFYLAPDVSLKKIRDFGRNKFGELSGFAQQYLFYYARENNISV, encoded by the coding sequence ATGGATTATAAAAGTGTAGAGCAAATAGATGAAGGGGTTCTAGTTAAGGATGTAAAGAACTTTGAATTAGCTCATATTTTTGATTGTGGACAATGCTTTAGATGGAATAGGCAAGAAAGTGGTAATTATATAGGTGTAGCTTTTGGAAAAGTAATTGAAATAGAAAAAAGGCAAAATGATGTGATCATATATAATACTACTATTGATGAATTCAAGGAAGTATGGGTTGATTATTTTGATTTGAACAGAGATTATAGTGCAATAAAGGATAAACTAAGTAAAGACGAACTTTTGAAAAAATCTGTAGAATTTGGTCATGGGATAAGGCTTTTACAACAGGATCCATTTGAAATTACAATATCTTTTATAATTTCTGCAAATAATAGGATTCCTATGATAAAAAGGGCTATTGAGAACATTAGTAAAGCTTTTGGAAAACCACTAGAATACAAAGGGAAAACCTACTATGCCTTTCCGAGCTTAGAAGCATTAAAAAATGCTGAGATTTCAGAAATGGAGGCTTGTGGAACCGGCTTTAGAGCAAAATATATAATAGACACAATAGCTAAGATTAATGAAAATGCCAGTCCTGAAGGTGTTTGCTACAATAATGAATTTGATTTAAACTGGATAAAAGCTCAGAGTGATGATGTTTGTCATGAACAGCTGCAAAACTATAATGGCATTGGACCTAAAGTGGCAGACTGCATAATGCTGTTTTCTATGGGCAAATATTCGGCTTTTCCAGTAGATGTGTGGGTAAAAAGAGCTATGCAGCATTTTTATTTAGCTCCAGATGTGTCACTTAAAAAAATCAGAGACTTTGGAAGAAATAAGTTTGGAGAGCTTTCTGGCTTTGCGCAGCAGTACTTGTTTTATTATGCCAGAGAAAATAATATAAGTGTCTAA
- a CDS encoding TVP38/TMEM64 family protein translates to MLNKAVQLMKRLLRKLYDNRAYLVLILVLLIFVLVGYEYFEKYASFFKDPHKIKKWVLSYGKYSFGAFILLQIIQVVIFFIPGEIVQIAGGFIYDTFLGSIVSLIGITLGSLIAYAIASYFGRKFIRKIVSEKHLKFFGKILKLGSVNYVVFLVYLIPGIPKDVVAYICGISDISLSNFLIFSTLGRIPGIFVSAYFGANIHTGNKLSLIIISVVMISLSAIGVFKGEKIIKKLVKKQPSQ, encoded by the coding sequence ATGTTAAACAAAGCAGTTCAGCTGATGAAAAGGTTGCTGAGAAAATTGTATGATAATAGAGCATATTTAGTGTTAATACTTGTGCTATTAATATTTGTGTTAGTTGGATATGAGTACTTCGAAAAATATGCTAGCTTTTTCAAAGATCCTCATAAAATAAAAAAATGGGTATTATCCTATGGCAAATACAGTTTTGGAGCCTTTATACTGCTTCAGATAATACAAGTTGTAATTTTTTTTATTCCAGGGGAGATAGTACAGATAGCTGGAGGGTTTATCTATGATACCTTCTTAGGCTCAATTGTTTCGCTTATAGGAATAACTTTGGGAAGTTTAATAGCTTATGCAATAGCAAGTTACTTTGGAAGAAAATTTATAAGAAAAATTGTTTCGGAAAAGCATTTAAAATTTTTTGGCAAGATATTAAAACTAGGAAGTGTAAATTACGTAGTATTTCTTGTATACTTGATTCCTGGAATACCTAAAGATGTGGTTGCGTATATCTGCGGAATATCTGATATTAGCCTAAGCAATTTTCTCATATTTTCAACCTTAGGCAGGATACCAGGAATTTTCGTTTCAGCTTATTTTGGAGCCAATATTCATACGGGAAATAAGCTAAGCCTAATTATTATTTCAGTAGTTATGATATCACTGTCAGCCATTGGAGTTTTTAAAGGTGAAAAGATAATTAAAAAGCTTGTAAAAAAGCAGCCTTCACAATAA
- a CDS encoding TIGR01906 family membrane protein, producing the protein MNKTTSTLLAPIFSIAVSIFIVTLAVKFTLGFRPLYYYDVNHLNIAESSGIDKNTIIKNYNILIDYTQKPSIKKLSMPDFTMSKEGEIHFVEVKKLFTNIDYLFYISTVISAIAVFIGFKSKNFVFLKRSATNLIVMPILLIIPFAINFNKSFTVFHKLFFSNDYWEFDPVKDPIINVLPEDFFFHCALLILGFIVVSCIILFLLYRLSIKKGSTHNKA; encoded by the coding sequence ATGAATAAAACTACTTCCACGCTATTAGCACCTATATTTTCAATTGCAGTGAGTATATTTATTGTTACTTTAGCTGTAAAATTCACTTTAGGCTTTAGACCTCTGTACTACTATGACGTTAACCACTTAAATATAGCAGAAAGCTCTGGAATTGATAAGAATACCATAATTAAAAACTATAATATTCTTATAGACTATACACAAAAACCTTCTATAAAAAAACTCAGTATGCCAGACTTTACTATGTCAAAGGAAGGCGAAATACATTTTGTCGAAGTTAAAAAGCTTTTTACAAATATCGATTATCTTTTCTACATAAGTACAGTTATTTCTGCCATTGCTGTGTTTATAGGCTTTAAAAGCAAGAATTTTGTCTTTTTAAAAAGGAGTGCTACAAACCTTATAGTAATGCCAATACTTTTGATTATTCCTTTTGCCATAAACTTTAATAAAAGCTTTACTGTATTTCACAAGTTATTTTTTAGTAACGACTATTGGGAGTTTGACCCTGTAAAAGATCCAATAATAAATGTACTGCCAGAGGACTTTTTCTTCCACTGTGCACTTCTTATATTAGGATTTATAGTTGTATCCTGCATAATCCTATTTTTACTTTATAGATTATCTATAAAAAAAGGCAGCACTCACAATAAGGCTTAA
- the groES gene encoding co-chaperone GroES: MRIRPLGDRVVIKRLEAEETTKSGIVLPNTAKEKPQEAEVVAVGPGGIVNEKEVKMEVKVGDKVLFSKYSGTEVKLDGEDFIILKQDDILAIVE; this comes from the coding sequence ATGAGAATTAGACCACTTGGAGACAGAGTTGTTATTAAGAGATTAGAAGCTGAAGAAACTACAAAGAGCGGAATTGTACTTCCAAATACAGCAAAGGAGAAGCCACAAGAAGCTGAAGTAGTTGCTGTAGGGCCTGGAGGAATTGTAAACGAAAAAGAAGTAAAAATGGAAGTTAAGGTAGGAGATAAGGTTCTATTCTCCAAATATTCAGGAACAGAAGTTAAGCTAGACGGAGAAGATTTTATAATTTTAAAGCAAGACGATATTCTTGCAATAGTTGAGTAA
- the groL gene encoding chaperonin GroEL (60 kDa chaperone family; promotes refolding of misfolded polypeptides especially under stressful conditions; forms two stacked rings of heptamers to form a barrel-shaped 14mer; ends can be capped by GroES; misfolded proteins enter the barrel where they are refolded when GroES binds) has protein sequence MAKKIVHGEEARRSMQKGVDILADTVKVTLGPKGRNVVLDKKFGAPLITNDGVTIAREIELEDPFENMGAQLVKEVATKTNDVAGDGTTTATLLAQAIIREGLKNVTAGANPMLIRNGIKMAVETAVEEIKKISRPVEGKEDIARVAAISAADEEIGKLIADAMEKVGNEGVITVEESKSMGTELDVVEGMQFDRGYVSSYMVTDTEKMEAILDDPYILITDKKISNIQEILPVLEQIVQQGKKLLILAEDVEGEALGTLVVNKLRGTFTCVAVKAPGFGDRRKEMLQDIAILTGGEVISEELGRELKDVTLDMLGTAESVKISKENTVIVNGRGNKEDIHARVSQIRAQVEETTSDFDREKLQERLAKLAGGVAVIKVGAATETELKERKLRIEDALAATKAAVEEGIVAGGGTAYINVIEKVGELTSNDSDVKVGISIIKRALEEPVRQIAANAGLEGSVIIEKIKNSEHGIGFDALREEYVNMLKVGIVDPTKVTRSALQNAASVAATFLTTESVVADIPEKNPAPAMPGGMGMDGMY, from the coding sequence ATGGCTAAGAAAATTGTACATGGTGAAGAAGCAAGAAGATCTATGCAAAAAGGCGTAGACATACTTGCTGATACTGTAAAAGTTACACTTGGACCTAAGGGAAGAAATGTTGTTTTAGATAAAAAATTCGGTGCACCATTAATAACTAATGATGGTGTTACTATTGCTAGAGAAATAGAATTAGAAGACCCATTTGAAAATATGGGAGCACAACTTGTTAAAGAAGTTGCTACAAAGACAAATGATGTGGCTGGTGATGGAACAACTACAGCTACATTACTTGCACAAGCTATAATTAGAGAAGGACTAAAGAATGTTACAGCTGGTGCTAACCCAATGCTTATTAGAAATGGAATAAAGATGGCTGTAGAAACTGCAGTTGAAGAAATAAAGAAGATATCAAGACCGGTTGAAGGAAAAGAAGACATAGCTAGAGTTGCTGCTATTTCCGCTGCTGATGAAGAAATCGGTAAGTTAATTGCTGATGCTATGGAGAAGGTAGGCAATGAGGGCGTTATAACAGTTGAAGAATCAAAGTCCATGGGAACTGAACTTGATGTAGTTGAAGGAATGCAATTTGACAGAGGATATGTAAGTTCCTACATGGTAACTGATACTGAAAAAATGGAAGCAATTCTTGATGACCCATATATACTTATAACTGACAAGAAGATATCAAACATACAAGAAATACTTCCAGTGCTTGAACAAATAGTTCAACAAGGAAAGAAATTATTAATACTTGCAGAAGATGTTGAAGGCGAAGCTCTTGGAACTCTAGTAGTTAATAAGCTAAGAGGAACTTTCACATGTGTTGCAGTTAAGGCACCAGGCTTTGGTGATAGAAGAAAAGAAATGCTTCAAGACATAGCTATTTTAACTGGTGGAGAAGTTATATCAGAAGAGCTTGGAAGAGAGCTTAAAGATGTTACACTTGATATGCTAGGAACAGCAGAAAGTGTTAAAATCTCAAAAGAAAATACTGTAATAGTAAATGGAAGAGGAAATAAGGAAGATATCCATGCTAGAGTATCTCAAATAAGAGCTCAAGTTGAAGAAACTACTTCAGATTTCGATAGAGAAAAGCTTCAAGAAAGATTAGCTAAGCTTGCCGGTGGAGTTGCAGTTATCAAAGTTGGAGCTGCTACTGAAACAGAATTAAAGGAAAGAAAGCTTAGAATAGAAGATGCTCTTGCAGCTACTAAAGCCGCTGTAGAAGAAGGTATAGTTGCTGGAGGAGGAACTGCTTATATTAATGTAATTGAAAAGGTTGGAGAATTAACTTCAAATGATTCCGATGTAAAAGTGGGTATAAGTATAATAAAGAGAGCTTTAGAAGAACCAGTAAGACAAATAGCTGCTAATGCTGGTCTTGAAGGTTCTGTAATAATAGAAAAGATTAAGAACAGCGAACATGGAATAGGCTTTGATGCACTACGTGAAGAATATGTTAATATGTTAAAGGTTGGTATTGTTGATCCAACTAAGGTTACAAGAAGTGCTCTTCAAAATGCTGCTTCTGTAGCTGCTACATTCTTAACAACTGAAAGTGTAGTTGCTGACATACCAGAAAAGAATCCAGCTCCTGCAATGCCAGGCGGAATGGGAATGGACGGAATGTACTAA
- a CDS encoding GspE/PulE family protein yields MDIKVKRRLGDLLVQSGKISMLQLQDALRRQKTLGKKIGELLIDDGIVTSEDILQVLEDQTGFERVNLDMINIDKKAIKAVPESICLKHDLIPFGFNENKIKIAMWDPLNIFAVDDVAIASGFQVETYIALKSEIKKHIERYYSDQQVLRAAEELSKERQGDSRNQNQLDEEAFDDIKNAPVVKMVDYLIKNAIEARASDIHIEPYEKHIRIRYRVDGQLIQISTLGIDSLAALVTRIKILANLNIAEKRIPQDGRIITKVGDKEVDLRVSILPTVSGEKIVIRILDRASYKIGIDNLGMNEEELEQLRRIIKNPHGIILVTGPTGSGKSTTLYTILNKLNSEDKNIITVEDPVEYMLEGINQVNVNTKAGLTFANGLRSILRQDPDIVMIGEIRDNETAQIAIRAAITGHLVLSTLHTNDAPSSVTRLIDMDIEPYLVATSVVGIIAQRLVRKICPKCSTTYTASAYEKHILGIDENEDVILNKGSGCAFCNNSGYSGRTGVYEIMEVTREHKELIMNSRNSDALKDISLKRGMKTLGTACKKLVLNGVTTIDELVKTAYLQE; encoded by the coding sequence ATGGATATCAAAGTAAAAAGACGATTGGGAGATTTATTAGTTCAATCAGGAAAAATTTCAATGCTCCAACTTCAAGATGCACTAAGAAGACAAAAGACCTTAGGCAAGAAAATAGGAGAACTTTTAATAGACGATGGTATAGTAACTTCAGAGGATATTCTTCAGGTACTGGAGGACCAAACAGGGTTTGAAAGAGTAAACCTGGATATGATTAATATAGATAAGAAGGCTATAAAAGCTGTACCTGAAAGTATATGCCTAAAGCATGATTTAATACCCTTTGGTTTTAATGAAAATAAAATAAAGATAGCTATGTGGGATCCGCTAAACATATTTGCCGTTGATGATGTTGCAATAGCTTCAGGCTTTCAAGTGGAAACTTATATAGCATTAAAAAGTGAAATAAAGAAGCATATTGAAAGATACTATTCAGACCAGCAGGTTTTAAGAGCTGCTGAAGAACTTTCAAAGGAAAGACAAGGGGATAGCCGAAATCAAAATCAACTTGATGAAGAAGCTTTTGATGATATAAAAAATGCTCCTGTTGTAAAAATGGTGGATTATCTTATCAAAAATGCAATAGAAGCAAGAGCAAGTGATATACATATTGAGCCTTATGAAAAACATATAAGAATTAGATATAGGGTAGATGGACAGCTTATTCAGATTTCTACCTTAGGTATTGACTCATTAGCGGCTTTAGTAACAAGAATAAAGATTCTTGCAAATTTAAATATAGCTGAAAAACGTATTCCTCAAGATGGAAGGATAATAACCAAAGTAGGAGACAAGGAAGTTGACCTTAGAGTATCTATTCTTCCCACAGTTTCAGGAGAAAAAATAGTTATAAGAATACTAGACAGAGCTAGTTATAAAATAGGCATTGATAATTTGGGAATGAATGAAGAAGAACTAGAGCAATTACGCAGAATCATAAAAAATCCGCATGGAATAATACTTGTCACAGGTCCCACAGGAAGTGGTAAATCAACAACTCTATATACTATTCTCAACAAATTAAATAGTGAAGACAAAAATATTATTACAGTAGAGGACCCAGTAGAGTATATGCTTGAAGGGATAAACCAGGTTAACGTTAATACAAAGGCCGGACTTACTTTTGCAAATGGCTTAAGGTCTATATTAAGACAAGACCCGGACATAGTAATGATAGGTGAGATAAGAGATAACGAGACTGCTCAGATAGCAATAAGAGCAGCAATTACAGGACATTTAGTACTAAGTACACTTCATACCAACGATGCACCATCATCAGTTACTAGACTTATAGATATGGATATAGAACCTTATTTAGTTGCAACTTCTGTAGTTGGAATCATTGCACAAAGATTAGTAAGAAAAATATGTCCTAAATGCAGCACTACTTATACTGCATCTGCTTATGAAAAACACATACTTGGAATTGATGAAAATGAGGATGTTATCTTAAACAAAGGTTCAGGATGTGCCTTCTGCAATAACTCAGGTTACTCCGGCAGAACTGGTGTATATGAAATTATGGAGGTAACTAGAGAACATAAGGAATTAATAATGAATAGCAGAAATAGTGATGCTTTAAAGGATATATCCTTAAAAAGAGGGATGAAGACTCTAGGTACAGCTTGTAAAAAATTAGTACTTAATGGTGTAACCACAATTGATGAATTGGTTAAAACAGCTTACCTGCAGGAGTAA
- a CDS encoding type II secretion system F family protein, which translates to MPKFKYRAMNEAGERIEGTYEAASKDLVMDMISTNNYYPLKIEELNEGTKIDFSSMVRVKTKDIAIFCRQFYTMLDAGLSINSALHILAEQITNKKLRSALVKVEEEVRKGATLSEAMKEQKQIFPELLVNMVETGEVSGNLDSIMLRMSNHYEKENKINNKIKNAMIYPIVLAIVAIAVITIILVFVMPIFVEMFTSSGVQLPTSTKILLGLSSGLRNNYILVLLSLTAIIFLIRYYLKTDNGELFINKVKLSFPIIKGLNEKIVVSRFTRTLATMLASGIPLVQGLQVVSSVVGNKIVQEALEKAREKVMMGEGLADPIKETRLFPPMLSSMIKIGEESGALDDILNKTADFYDEELDAAITAFTAILEPIMIVIMATIVGFLMISILQPMFGMYNTVQ; encoded by the coding sequence ATGCCAAAGTTTAAATATAGAGCAATGAATGAAGCTGGTGAAAGAATTGAGGGAACTTATGAAGCAGCATCTAAAGATTTAGTAATGGATATGATAAGCACTAACAATTATTATCCACTAAAGATAGAAGAACTCAATGAAGGAACCAAGATAGATTTTAGCTCTATGGTTAGAGTAAAAACAAAGGATATAGCAATATTTTGCAGACAGTTTTATACAATGCTTGATGCTGGATTATCTATTAATAGTGCTCTGCATATTTTGGCAGAGCAGATTACAAATAAAAAGCTTAGAAGTGCCCTAGTAAAAGTAGAAGAAGAAGTAAGGAAGGGAGCTACCCTTTCTGAAGCGATGAAGGAACAAAAGCAAATTTTTCCTGAGCTTTTAGTAAATATGGTAGAAACAGGAGAAGTAAGTGGTAATCTTGATAGCATCATGCTTAGAATGTCAAACCACTATGAAAAGGAAAACAAGATAAACAATAAGATTAAAAACGCAATGATATATCCAATAGTATTAGCCATAGTGGCTATAGCTGTTATTACTATAATTCTTGTTTTTGTAATGCCTATTTTCGTTGAAATGTTTACAAGCAGTGGTGTACAGCTGCCAACTAGTACAAAAATCCTTTTAGGTTTAAGTAGTGGGCTTAGAAATAATTACATCCTAGTTCTTTTGTCCTTAACTGCAATTATTTTTTTAATAAGATACTATTTAAAAACTGATAATGGTGAGCTATTCATAAATAAGGTTAAGCTTTCTTTTCCCATTATTAAAGGTCTAAATGAAAAAATCGTAGTATCCAGGTTTACTAGAACACTAGCTACAATGCTGGCAAGTGGTATTCCACTAGTGCAGGGACTTCAGGTTGTTTCTTCAGTAGTTGGAAACAAAATTGTTCAGGAGGCCTTGGAAAAAGCAAGAGAGAAGGTGATGATGGGAGAAGGTTTAGCTGATCCAATCAAGGAAACTAGATTATTTCCACCTATGCTGTCCTCAATGATAAAAATAGGTGAAGAATCTGGAGCACTGGATGATATTTTAAACAAAACAGCTGACTTTTACGATGAAGAACTAGATGCAGCTATAACTGCATTTACAGCTATACTTGAACCAATAATGATTGTAATTATGGCAACCATAGTAGGCTTTCTAATGATTTCAATCTTACAACCAATGTTTGGCATGTACAACACTGTACAATAA
- a CDS encoding prepilin-type N-terminal cleavage/methylation domain-containing protein, whose product MNKNAKKKKKGFTLIELIIVLAIMAIIAAIAIPNFSAVRDNSKKKADTQSCETIKRTVLMLVSDSTLAPQNNADVAKPKTLTFTAGSDFTTTATSASLSGTGNSFDGDNTWSDTEKLETAKALKEVKTPQQAGAHYVVKINKSGEVAVTLE is encoded by the coding sequence ATGAACAAAAATGCAAAGAAAAAGAAAAAGGGATTTACACTTATTGAACTTATTATAGTTCTTGCTATTATGGCAATTATAGCTGCAATAGCTATACCTAATTTTTCAGCAGTAAGAGATAATTCAAAGAAAAAGGCAGATACTCAAAGTTGCGAAACTATTAAAAGGACAGTATTAATGTTGGTTTCTGATAGTACTTTAGCTCCACAAAATAATGCAGATGTGGCTAAGCCTAAGACACTTACATTTACAGCTGGAAGTGATTTTACAACTACTGCTACTTCTGCTTCTCTTAGTGGAACTGGAAATTCATTTGATGGTGATAATACTTGGTCTGATACAGAAAAGTTAGAAACTGCAAAAGCTTTAAAAGAAGTAAAAACACCACAACAAGCTGGAGCACACTATGTAGTTAAAATTAATAAAAGTGGTGAAGTAGCTGTTACATTAGAATAA
- the pilM gene encoding type IV pilus assembly protein PilM → MNLKKIKVPSSDSIKKLLSTDVSSLKNVKKIPKALKLDLNSMPKNTKNVISLDIGTEKIKIVLGRFSKGRVIIEKAFMVDTPEGALGDGTIINSMNLAKTIEGVLSIEQIKVKEVNCTTNSTAIINREIVVPAAAVDELDTLVKYEIQQYLPINMDDYIVQYNVLEEVKNDNILKYRVLVVTYPHKMAKQYYELINNCKLKPNILDVTYNSIKKLAGSMQSINEREYNLGDTTAFIDMGAANLNVNIYNGNKMEFTRIIKSGGSIIDREISKSYGIPMEEAEKRKIEQCNFGYDEINSVIRSVVDEWVEELNRIIQFYKNKKVGNKLDKIYIYGGSSNLSGISEYLSSKLGLKVEKIENSGNIEFRNAAVTSDLNRYLNAIGAIIRL, encoded by the coding sequence TTGAATTTAAAAAAGATAAAAGTACCAAGTTCAGATAGTATAAAAAAATTACTTTCAACTGATGTTTCTTCCTTAAAGAATGTAAAGAAAATACCAAAGGCATTAAAGCTTGATTTAAATTCTATGCCTAAGAACACTAAAAATGTAATTTCTTTAGATATTGGCACGGAGAAGATTAAGATTGTACTAGGAAGATTTTCAAAGGGCAGAGTAATTATAGAAAAGGCTTTTATGGTGGATACCCCAGAAGGAGCATTAGGTGATGGAACTATAATAAATTCTATGAATTTGGCAAAGACAATAGAAGGTGTACTTTCTATTGAACAAATTAAAGTTAAGGAAGTTAATTGTACAACTAATAGCACTGCAATAATAAATAGAGAAATAGTTGTTCCAGCAGCTGCGGTGGACGAGCTGGATACCCTAGTTAAATATGAAATTCAGCAGTATCTTCCAATAAATATGGATGATTATATAGTACAATACAATGTTTTGGAAGAAGTAAAAAATGACAACATATTAAAGTATAGAGTATTAGTAGTAACCTATCCTCATAAGATGGCAAAGCAGTATTATGAGCTTATTAATAATTGTAAATTAAAACCCAATATACTGGATGTAACCTATAACTCAATAAAAAAACTTGCAGGTAGTATGCAAAGTATTAATGAAAGAGAATATAACTTAGGGGATACAACAGCATTCATTGATATGGGAGCTGCAAATCTCAATGTTAATATATATAATGGCAATAAAATGGAGTTTACCAGAATAATTAAATCTGGTGGCAGCATAATTGATAGAGAAATTTCAAAGTCCTATGGCATTCCAATGGAGGAAGCAGAAAAGAGAAAAATAGAACAGTGTAATTTTGGCTATGATGAAATAAACAGTGTAATTAGATCTGTAGTAGATGAATGGGTAGAAGAACTTAATAGAATAATACAATTTTATAAAAATAAAAAGGTTGGCAATAAGTTGGACAAGATATACATTTATGGAGGTAGTTCTAACTTAAGTGGTATTAGTGAGTATTTATCTTCTAAACTGGGATTAAAGGTAGAAAAGATTGAAAACTCAGGTAATATTGAATTTCGTAATGCAGCTGTTACAAGTGATTTGAACCGTTATCTTAATGCCATTGGGGCAATAATCAGACTTTAG
- a CDS encoding PilN domain-containing protein — MRDFNFFSPYIESKKRFKNNYFLIIVLFSIVGLYMMGTTGWYLYNNITLKKEIRSINAELNDSKLIEKYKKAETTNSKYNLTSKYSDSAAALIKSFQKKDIVNTASINEVLSCMPQDVFLASINMNESSIQLQCTSKSIVTAAEFEHNLIKLNKFKEVSIGSIAGDSTKLNYGFSINCTLKGVDNNENKQK, encoded by the coding sequence ATGAGAGATTTTAACTTTTTTTCCCCTTATATAGAATCTAAAAAGAGATTTAAAAATAACTACTTTCTTATAATAGTTTTATTTTCTATTGTAGGATTATATATGATGGGAACAACAGGCTGGTATTTATATAATAATATTACATTGAAAAAAGAAATCCGTTCTATAAATGCTGAACTTAACGACAGCAAGTTGATAGAAAAATATAAGAAAGCAGAAACTACTAATAGTAAATATAATTTAACTAGTAAATATAGTGACAGTGCTGCTGCTCTAATTAAAAGTTTTCAGAAAAAGGATATAGTAAATACAGCTTCAATAAATGAAGTTCTTTCCTGTATGCCTCAGGATGTATTTCTGGCTTCTATTAATATGAATGAAAGTTCAATACAGCTTCAATGCACAAGCAAAAGTATAGTCACTGCAGCGGAATTTGAGCATAATCTTATTAAATTGAACAAGTTTAAAGAGGTTAGCATAGGCAGTATAGCTGGAGATTCAACAAAATTGAACTACGGGTTTTCAATAAATTGTACGTTAAAGGGTGTTGATAATAATGAAAATAAGCAGAAGTGA
- a CDS encoding type IV pilus modification PilV family protein has product MRKKFVKNKKGITLIEVVISAAILSIIIVPISMMINTSVKTNKNSESKQQATVIAQKLIEDLKVKNKPVGESIRLLDGSITLNKMVVPDTGHDIGYKATNLDVGQGFIADMSFQRRETYKGNTAGTLSDSDFDVIIDMIDSSSFKLTSKGIDGTPYEQYSYTLANSLYIKEVSDTIIELYDYKKINEKNLIVSLQNKAGKTGKVKIVYETGMVSSDIRVSSYNTTDSDASKALTVYCYKNNSETVSNTVSNIGGYVNIYDNLKVINVPTSDTRGIYDVTVTLYKMDNGTKKKVYDVKSSVNLMN; this is encoded by the coding sequence TTGAGAAAAAAGTTTGTTAAAAATAAAAAAGGCATTACTTTAATTGAAGTTGTCATAAGTGCGGCTATACTCAGCATAATTATAGTACCTATTAGCATGATGATAAACACATCAGTAAAGACTAATAAAAATTCTGAAAGCAAGCAGCAGGCAACAGTAATTGCACAAAAGCTAATAGAAGATTTAAAAGTAAAGAATAAACCTGTTGGAGAGTCAATAAGGCTATTAGATGGCAGCATTACTTTAAATAAAATGGTTGTTCCTGATACTGGTCATGATATAGGATATAAAGCTACCAATTTAGATGTTGGACAGGGCTTTATTGCTGATATGTCCTTTCAGAGAAGGGAAACCTATAAGGGAAATACTGCTGGTACGTTATCTGATAGTGATTTTGACGTTATTATTGATATGATTGACAGTTCTTCTTTTAAACTTACCAGTAAGGGTATTGATGGCACACCATATGAGCAGTATTCCTATACATTAGCTAATAGCTTATATATAAAAGAGGTTAGTGATACTATAATTGAGCTGTATGATTATAAAAAAATTAATGAAAAAAATCTCATAGTTTCATTGCAAAATAAGGCTGGAAAAACTGGAAAGGTTAAAATAGTTTACGAAACTGGAATGGTAAGCTCTGATATAAGGGTTTCCAGCTATAATACTACTGATTCAGATGCAAGTAAAGCATTAACAGTTTATTGTTATAAGAACAATAGCGAAACAGTTAGCAATACGGTTTCTAATATTGGAGGCTATGTGAATATATATGATAATTTAAAAGTCATCAATGTACCAACAAGTGATACAAGGGGTATATATGATGTTACTGTAACACTTTATAAAATGGATAATGGAACTAAAAAAAAGGTTTATGATGTAAAGTCATCTGTTAATTTAATGAATTAA